In one window of Oryza sativa Japonica Group chromosome 9, ASM3414082v1 DNA:
- the LOC4346547 gene encoding phosphoglycolate phosphatase 2, producing MANGLPNPLLTADAARSLVDSVDAFLFDCDGVIWKGDQLIEGVPETLDLLRKMGKKLVFVTNNSRKSRRQYAKKFRALGLEVTEEEIFTSSFAAAMFLKLNNFSPEKKVYVVGEDGILEELRLAGFECLGGPEDGKKNILLEANFYFEHDKSVGAVIVGLDQYFNYYKMQYASLCIRENPGCLFIATNRDPTGHMTSVQEWPGAGTMVAAVSCSVQKEPIVVGKPSSFLMDFLLKSFNLETSRMCMVGDRLDTDILFGQNTGCKTLLVLSGVTTLPELQDASNTIHPDLYTNSVYDLVGLLQQ from the exons ATGGCCAACGGGCTCCCCAACCCCCTCctcaccgccgacgccgcccgatCCCTCGTCGACTCCGTCGACGCCTTCCTCTTCGACTGCGACG GGGTGATTTGGAAGGGGGATCAGCTAATCGAAGGGGTCCCTGAGACTTTGGACCTCCTGCGGAAAATG GGCAAGAAATTAGTTTTTGTAACGAACAACTCTAGAAAGTCGAGAAGACAGTATGCGAAGAAGTTCAGAGCACTTGGACTTGAAGTTACAGAG GAAGAGATCTTTACATCATCATTTGCAGCAGCCATGTTCTTGAAGTTAAATAATTTCTCTCCAGAAAAGAAG GTTTATGTTGTCGGTGAGGATGGTATTTTGGAAGAGCTCAGATTAGCCGGTTTTGAATGTTTAGGTGGCCCG GAGGATGGCAAGAAAAACATATTGCTGGAGGCAAACTTCTACTTTGAACATGACAAAAGT GTTGGAGCTGTCATTGTTGGACTTGATCAGTACTTCAACTACTACAAAATGCA GTATGCGAGCTTGTGTATTCGTGAGAATCCAGGCTGTCTTTTCATTGCGACCAACCGTGATCCTACTGGTCATATGACATCCGTTCAAGAATGGCCAG GAGCGGGAACTATGGTTGCTGCTGTTAGTTGCTCTGTGCAGAAAGAGCCCATTGTTGTTGGAAAACCTTCAAGCTTTTTAATGGACTTCCTCTTGAAAAG CTTCAATTTGGAGACATCAAGAATGTGCATGGTCGGTGACAGACTAGACACTGACATACTATTTGGCCAGAACACTGGTTGCAAAACACTACTTGTTCTGTCTG GCGTGACTACCTTACCAGAACTTCAGGACGCTTCAAATACTATCCATCCAGATCTTTATACAAACAGCGTATATGATCTGGTGGGATTATTGCAACAGTAA